In the Syngnathus scovelli strain Florida chromosome 16, RoL_Ssco_1.2, whole genome shotgun sequence genome, one interval contains:
- the abat gene encoding 4-aminobutyrate aminotransferase, mitochondrial produces the protein MASSVISRHLALSLHKNLHLSVSGCRYASKAAPKAQLDFEYDGPSMKTEVPGPRSHELTKQLGEIQNVAAINFFCNYEESRGNYLVDVDGNRMLDIYTQISSIPIGYNHPALLKLMSNPNNLSTLVNRPALGILPPENFPDKISESLLSVSPSGMSRVQTMACGSCSNENAYKAMFIWYRNKERGHTTPSAEDLTSCMINQGPGCPDLSILSFIGGFHGRTMGCLSTTHSKAIHKLDVPAFDWPIAPFPKLQYPLEEFSRENAQEEARCLEEVEDLIVKWRQKGKPVAGIVIEPIQAEGGDNHASADFFRSLRKIASKHGCAFHVDEVQTGGGCTGKFWAHEHWGMDNPADIVSFSKKLMTGGYFYRDEFEADKGYRIFNTWMGDPSKNLLLAEVLSVIRRENLLVEVTRSGKALMTGLNELQAQYPGILSRARGQGTFCAIDVRDDATRNDILTKARNKGIFLGGCGERSIRFRPALVFKEYHVHLFLNLFNDVLAQIK, from the exons ATGGCATCTTCTGTGATCAGCCGTCATCTTGCGCTGTCCCTCCACAAAAACCTGCACCTCAGTGTTTCAG GATGCCGATATGCTAGCAAAGCGGCCCCAAAGGCCCAGTTGGACTTTGAGTATGATGGACCCTCCATGAAAACTGAAGTTCCTGGGCCAAGATCTCAT GAACTGACCAAACAACTGGGAGAAATCCAG AATGTTGCTGctatcaacttcttctgcaattATGAAGAGAGCAGGGGCAATTACCTGGTGGATGTGGATGGCAACCGTATGCTGGACATCTACACTCAGATCTCCTCCATTCCTATTG GATATAACCACCCTGCTCTCCTCAAACTAATGTCCAACCCCAACAATCTG AGTACACTGGTGAACAGACCCGCCCTTGGAATCTTGCCGCCTGAGAATTTTCCAGACAAAATCAGCGAAAGTCTTCTTTCA GTGTCTCCAAGTGGAATGAGTCGTGTTCAGACTATGGCCTGTGGCTCATGCTCCAATGAAAATGCTTACAAGGCCATGTTCATCTGGTACAGG AATAAAGAGCGGGGCCACACCACACCATCTGCTGAAGACCTCACCTCCTGCATGATAAACCAG GGTCCAGGTTGTCCAGATTTGAGTATTTTATCTTTCATTGGTGGTTTCCATGGTAGAACAATGG GTTGTTTGTCAACGACGCACTCCAAAGCAATACATAAATTGGACGTGCCCGCTTTTGATTGGCCGATCGCCCCGTTCCCCAAACTGCAATATCCACTGGAGGAGTTCAGCAGAGAAAACGCGCAGGAGGAGGCTCGCTGTTTGGAGGAG GTGGAGGACCTGATTGTCAAGTGGAGACAAAAGGGAAAGCCTGTTGCCGGGATTGTAATTGAACCCATTCAAGCCGAGGGAGGAGATAATCACGCCTCTGCGGATTTTTTCAGGAGCCTCCGCAAAATTGCAAGCAAG CATGGCTGTGCTTTCCACGTGGATGAGGTCCAAACTGGAGGAGGGTGCACAGGAAAGTTCTGGGCCCACGAGCATTGGGGTATGGACAACCCCGCTGATATTGTCTCATTCAGCAAGAAGCTTATGACTGGAGGTTACTTCTACAGAGATGAATTTGAAGCTGATAAG GGCTACCGCATCTTCAACACATGGATGGGTGACCCTTCAAAGAACTTGTTGCTGGCCGAGGTCCTCAGTGTGATTCGCAGAGAAAACCTCCTGGTGGAAGTGACTCGTTCAGGAAAAGCCTTGATGACTGGCCTGAATGAGTTACAG GCTCAGTACCCTGGCATCCTGAGTCGAGCTCGAGGGCAAGGAACCTTCTGTGCCATCGATGTCCGCGATGATGCAACACGCAACGACATCCTCACGAAGGCCCGGAACAAGG GTATCTTCCTGGGAGGGTGTGGAGAGCGATCAATCCGTTTCCGTCCAGCATTGGTCTTCAAGGAGTACCACGTCCACTTGTTCCTTAATCTCTTCAACGACGTATTGGCCCAGATCAAATGA